Proteins encoded within one genomic window of Macrotis lagotis isolate mMagLag1 chromosome 3, bilby.v1.9.chrom.fasta, whole genome shotgun sequence:
- the LOC141518864 gene encoding uncharacterized protein LOC141518864 — MKRRRKRYRSRRRQRPSRTRRIMKTQAPVWLSIMGLLCGLQPATPLPWGKGGKWYNLTSPIRRAADERGETYWAVARGVPSLRIMGWGSQTVPLKLHGNATIVLGLHEHGTLPIPMERPLKKPLTLLSITTPICVVARPPHGLWPGGNTSSSPDNGTSVKNHCIPLEPYNSTETPRPIPDLNNHTAAVNLSFMAIEQHPPENSNSIVPLHSLPPCPIGHRSQVFIPTVPCSTGIPRLGPLGLPNNTELWFWDGQQNHTTYTMRPSPTPVALPYGQMHPDLWKIGVALGGVNASFRLWPCPRNDDACHDFSFQQWYNVFKTLNISCHQTKDGTDRLCYRLSATAHTPPDALFLLCPPANLTIQLKGESAGLPLFNITCTDPIFTNVLRYNHTGYAVFLAVSPPYQLLPVKAEDFALSPADSLVKKLYRAVLGEKLLRTRRDGIGDALSLVNLAIEMYEEWQIQELESEVTMLASTIQTFITNQVSLWHYQQHVDSLLQKQIGALETTVLWLGDRLALMAGYMKLQCHYKYQPLCVLNLPVNMSQFPSDWGRVKQALQGAMLAYNTSNDIHQLDMLIAQLNNISSHFRAEWDDQEDSFLKWFTGALHLRWLFSFLPAVGMFIMICLFFPCILKLLFFIFSRSLEALKADLLGPRHRRARAAPV; from the coding sequence ATGAAGAGACGAAGGAAAAGATATCGGAGCAGAAGAAGGCAACGACCTAGCAGGACACGAAGAATTATGAAGACACAAGCTCCTGTATGGCTAAGTATCATGGGTTTGCTATGTGGATTGCAACCCGCCACCCCTCTTCCTTGGGGCAAGGGTGGGAAGTGGTACAATCTGACCTCTCCTATACGGAGGGCTGCTGATGAACGAGGAGAGACATATTGGGCTGTTGCGAGGGGAGTACCGTCCCTTCGTATAATGGGATGGGGGAGCCAGACAGTGCCATTAAAGTTGCATGGCAACGCCACCATTGTGCTGGGCTTACATGAACACGGTACATTACCTATACCGATGGAAAGACCATTAAAGAAGCCCCTCACCCTGCTCTCCATTACCACGCCTATTTGTGTGGTAGCCCGTCCTCCACACGGGCTATGGCCGGGTGGGAACACCTCCTCTTCCCCAGATAACGGAACCTCTGTTAAGAATCATTGTATACCCTTAGAGCCATACAACAGCACAGAAACTCCGAGGCCGATTCCGGACCTGAACAACCATACTGCTGCGGTTAATCTTTCATTCATGGCCATTGAGCAGCACCCTCCGGAGAATTCTAATTCCATAGTGCCTTTACATTCCCTACCACCCTGCCCAATAGGCCACCGTTCGCAAGTATTCATACCTACGGTACCCTGCTCCACGGGCATCCCAAGACTAGGACCACTTGGGCTACCTAACAACACTGAGTTATGGTTTTGGGATGGACAGCAGAACCACACCACGTACACCATGAGACCCTCTCCCACTCCTGTTGCCTTACCGTATGGACAGATGCATCCCGACCTCTGGAAAATAGGAGTGGCCTTAGGAGGAGTGAACGCCTCTTTTCGCCTGTGGCCATGCCCTCGTAATGACGATGCCTGTCATGACTTTTCATTCCAACAATGGTATAATGTGTTTAAGACTCTTAACATCTCTTGCCATCAAACCAAGGACGGCACAGACCGCTTGTGCTACCGGCTGAGCGCCACCGCGCACACCCCTCCGGAcgctctcttccttctttgtcccCCTGCTAACTTGACTATTCAACTAAAGGGGGAGTCCGCTGGTTTACCCCTTTTTAACATCACTTGTACTGACCcgatttttacaaatgttttacgGTATAATCATACTGGGTATGCTGTGTTCCTAGCTGTATCCCCTCCCTACCAACTCCTACCTGTCAAAGCAGAAGATTTTGCGTTGTCCCCCGCTGATTCTTTGGTGAAAAAATTGTACCGTGCAGTGTTGGGGGAAAAGTTGTTAcgtaccaggagggatgggatcggGGATGCTTTGAGTTTGGTGAACTTGGCTATTGAGATGTATGAGGAATGGCAGATCCAGGAACTAGAGAGTGAGGTGACTATGTTAGCTTCTACTATCCAAACATTCATAACAAACCAGGTCTCCCTCTGGCATTACCAGCAACATGTTGACTCCCTTCTACAGAAGCAAATAGGAGCATTGGAAACAACAGTCCTCTGGTTAGGGGATAGACTGGCCCTTATGGCAGGGTACATGAAACTTCAATGCCATTATAAGTATCAGCCTCTCTGTGTGCTTAATTTGCCTGTAAATATGTCACAGTTCCCATCAGACTGGGGTAGAGTAAAACAGGCATTACAGGGGGCGATGTTAGCCTACAACACCTCCAATGACATCCACCAATTAGATATGCTGATAGCCCAGCTCAACAACATTTCCTCCCATTTCAGAGCTGAGTGGGATGATCAAgaagactcctttctaaaatggttTACGGGTGCCCTCCACCTGAGATGGTTGTTTTCCTTCTTGCCGGCTGTAGGAATGTTTATTATGATTTGTCTCTTTTTCCCATGTATCCTGAAACTattgttcttcatcttttctcgTTCTCTGGAGGCATTGAAGGCGGACCTTCTAGGCCCACGCCATCGCCGGGCTCGGGCAGCCCCTGTATGA